In a single window of the Nicotiana tomentosiformis chromosome 8, ASM39032v3, whole genome shotgun sequence genome:
- the LOC104106657 gene encoding uncharacterized protein has product MGYVLRVRFASFFAGAAVASAVGLYVLHKDYQTAHHSLSQQMNDVYESLNGRISALERLKEADAAKSVEATE; this is encoded by the exons ATGGGATACGTGCTAAGGGTGAGATTTGCATCGTTTTTCGCCGGTGCTGCGGTGGCGTCCGCCGTTGGTCTCTACGTTCTGCACAAGGATTACCAAACCGCCCACCACTCCCTTTCTCAACAG ATGAATGATGTGTATGAATCTCTGAATGGACGCATTTCTGCTTTGGAAAGGCTGAAAGAAGCTGATGCTGCAAAAAGCGTGGAAGCTACTGAGTAG